One part of the Thermodesulfobacterium commune DSM 2178 genome encodes these proteins:
- a CDS encoding creatininase family protein: MLVEEITSLEFEEAKKQVKTVIFPVGSVEAHGPHLPLATDLYTIYEVCKKVAEKKKVLIAPPIYYGLCRSTSTLPGTISITGEVLKKLMINLFYQFYLCGFKNFMVLSGHAGGTHNAYLVDAAESFISLVPYCNFFVADIFQLLRPCLKNMDISEEDSHAGEWETSLMLYLKPDLVKDGGFEDYPKFPKFRVVFEKEKYWSTGIWGDPRKASVEKGKKMVEWLVEFLISEIEKMEKEFEEKCL, translated from the coding sequence ATGTTAGTAGAGGAGATTACTTCTTTAGAATTTGAAGAGGCTAAAAAACAAGTAAAGACCGTTATTTTCCCTGTAGGTTCTGTTGAGGCTCATGGTCCTCATTTACCTTTAGCTACAGACCTTTATACTATCTATGAGGTCTGTAAAAAGGTAGCCGAGAAAAAAAAGGTTCTTATAGCCCCACCGATTTATTATGGTCTTTGTAGAAGTACGAGCACCCTTCCTGGGACGATAAGTATTACCGGAGAGGTATTAAAAAAATTGATGATAAACCTTTTTTATCAGTTTTATCTTTGTGGTTTTAAAAATTTTATGGTTCTTTCTGGACATGCAGGAGGTACCCACAACGCCTATTTGGTAGACGCAGCTGAATCTTTTATATCGTTAGTTCCTTATTGTAATTTTTTTGTAGCCGACATTTTTCAGCTACTTAGGCCTTGTTTAAAAAATATGGATATCTCTGAGGAGGATTCTCATGCAGGAGAATGGGAAACCTCCCTTATGCTTTATCTAAAACCAGATCTGGTAAAAGACGGGGGATTTGAAGATTATCCTAAATTTCCTAAGTTTAGGGTGGTGTTTGAGAAAGAGAAATACTGGAGTACTGGAATATGGGGTGACCCAAGAAAGGCATCTGTTGAAAAAGGCAAAAAGATGGTAGAGTGGTTAGTAGAATTTTTGATAAGCGAAATCGAAAAGATGGAAAAAGAGTTTGAGGAAAAATGCTTGTGA
- the miaB gene encoding tRNA (N6-isopentenyl adenosine(37)-C2)-methylthiotransferase MiaB has translation MKKRVYIKTFGCQMNENDSEKVLILLKEEYVPTDNPEEADLIIVNTCSVREKPQHKVYSEVGRYKPLKKKKKHLLIGIIGCVAQQEGENLIKKLPYVDFVLGTQSFYQIKEVITKLQKDPKPIVLTELTNEFKPPLVLPEETLSKNTEKVTAFVTIMQGCDNFCSYCIVPYVRGRETSRPPEEIIEEIKRLVELGVREVTLLGQNVNSYGLKEKGYPDFPELLNQIAAIEDLWRIRFTTSHPKDLSEKLIRTMAENPKICHHIHLPLQAGSNRILKRMNRKYTKEEYLEKVAKLRELIPDIAITTDIIVGFPGETEEDFEETLEMLKTVRYHEIFSFKYSDRPFTTAKNFEDKIPEEEKEIRLKLVQELQKTITQEIYQQYVGKEMEVLVEGFSSKSKTQLMGRTSTNVIVNFYSPRLDLKGRLVKVRIEEAGKHSLKGRYLEILK, from the coding sequence ATGAAGAAAAGGGTTTATATAAAAACTTTTGGTTGTCAAATGAATGAAAACGATTCAGAAAAGGTACTCATTCTTTTAAAAGAAGAGTATGTTCCTACCGATAACCCTGAAGAAGCAGACCTTATCATAGTAAATACCTGTTCTGTAAGGGAAAAACCTCAACACAAAGTCTATAGTGAGGTAGGGAGGTATAAACCCTTAAAAAAGAAAAAAAAACATCTCCTCATAGGTATTATAGGATGTGTTGCCCAACAAGAAGGAGAAAACCTGATTAAAAAACTTCCCTATGTAGATTTCGTGTTAGGAACCCAAAGTTTTTATCAAATAAAGGAGGTTATAACTAAACTTCAAAAGGATCCTAAACCTATTGTGTTAACCGAATTAACTAACGAGTTTAAACCACCTTTAGTGCTTCCTGAGGAGACTTTATCTAAAAACACCGAAAAGGTTACTGCTTTTGTCACGATAATGCAAGGATGTGATAATTTTTGTTCTTATTGTATCGTTCCTTATGTCAGAGGAAGAGAAACAAGTAGACCTCCAGAAGAAATCATAGAAGAGATAAAGAGATTGGTAGAATTAGGGGTAAGGGAGGTTACCCTTTTAGGACAAAACGTAAACTCCTATGGGCTAAAGGAAAAGGGTTATCCTGATTTTCCAGAACTCTTGAACCAAATCGCAGCCATAGAAGACTTATGGAGAATAAGGTTTACTACCAGTCATCCTAAAGACCTTTCAGAGAAACTAATAAGAACTATGGCTGAAAATCCCAAAATATGTCATCATATCCATCTCCCTCTTCAGGCTGGTTCAAACAGAATATTAAAACGAATGAACCGTAAATATACTAAAGAAGAATATTTAGAAAAAGTAGCAAAACTTAGGGAGCTAATTCCTGACATAGCTATTACTACCGATATCATTGTAGGATTTCCAGGAGAAACTGAGGAGGATTTTGAAGAAACTTTAGAAATGCTAAAAACAGTAAGGTACCATGAAATTTTTTCTTTTAAGTACTCAGATCGTCCGTTTACCACAGCTAAAAATTTCGAGGACAAAATTCCTGAAGAAGAAAAAGAGATAAGACTAAAACTTGTTCAGGAACTACAAAAAACTATTACCCAAGAAATCTACCAACAATATGTAGGGAAAGAAATGGAAGTGTTGGTTGAAGGTTTTAGCTCAAAATCTAAAACTCAACTTATGGGACGTACCAGCACAAACGTAATAGTGAATTTTTACTCTCCAAGGCTTGACCTAAAAGGTAGATTAGTTAAGGTTCGAATAGAAGAAGCAGGAAAACACTCTTTAAAGGGTAGGTATCTTGAAATTCTAAAATAA
- a CDS encoding sigma-54-dependent transcriptional regulator codes for MVRNAKIFILEDDLSFATLLEVLLKERGYQVETCEDPELAFKKVFDFNPDLIITDLKLPKMNGIDFIEKVKPVLPNTLFLVITAYATVSSAVEAMKKGAVDYITKPLSSPEDFLSLVQNILAKKPKEDLKEETQEELPPLEILFLGMEEVYDKVVKVAPTDTTVILYGETGTGKSLIAKVIHRLSRRPGKFVEVNCAAIPETLIEAELFGYEKGAFTGALKSKPGKIELAKDGTLFLDEISEMNLTVQAKFLSVLQNRTFERLGSLTSIKTNARFITATNRDLIKLVKEGKFREDLFFRINVFPVEVKPLRERKQAILKIAEFIIHRLAKKLQRDPLPLSSHSKEFLLKYPFPGNVRELENLLERAFLMSEGKEIEVDLGYLQALPFSTEIKPLEKTSLLSEDVVDLRSLEKNAIIEALKKTKGNKKEAAKLLGISLRTLYYKLKEYDIKF; via the coding sequence ATGGTTAGAAATGCCAAGATTTTTATCTTAGAAGACGACCTTTCTTTTGCCACCCTTTTAGAGGTGTTGCTAAAAGAGCGAGGTTATCAGGTAGAAACCTGTGAAGACCCTGAGTTAGCTTTTAAAAAGGTGTTTGACTTTAACCCTGACCTTATCATTACAGACCTTAAACTTCCTAAGATGAACGGAATAGATTTTATCGAAAAGGTAAAACCTGTCTTACCTAATACCTTGTTTCTAGTGATAACCGCCTATGCTACTGTAAGTTCTGCGGTAGAGGCCATGAAAAAGGGGGCTGTAGATTATATTACCAAACCTCTTTCCAGTCCTGAAGACTTTTTAAGTTTAGTTCAAAACATCTTAGCTAAAAAACCCAAGGAAGATCTTAAGGAAGAAACCCAAGAAGAACTTCCTCCTTTAGAAATCTTATTTTTAGGGATGGAGGAAGTTTACGATAAAGTAGTAAAAGTAGCCCCTACAGACACTACTGTGATTTTATACGGTGAGACAGGTACAGGAAAGTCGTTGATAGCTAAGGTCATCCATCGTCTTAGCCGAAGGCCAGGTAAATTTGTAGAGGTTAATTGTGCAGCCATCCCTGAAACGTTAATAGAAGCCGAACTATTTGGGTATGAAAAGGGTGCTTTTACAGGGGCCTTAAAGAGTAAACCCGGAAAGATAGAGTTAGCCAAAGATGGAACGTTGTTTTTAGACGAGATTTCAGAGATGAACCTCACCGTACAGGCAAAATTTTTAAGTGTATTGCAAAATAGAACTTTTGAAAGGTTAGGGAGTTTAACCTCTATAAAGACTAACGCCAGGTTTATTACGGCAACCAACCGGGACCTTATCAAGTTGGTTAAAGAAGGTAAGTTTAGGGAGGATTTGTTTTTTAGGATTAATGTTTTTCCTGTAGAGGTAAAACCCTTGAGAGAAAGAAAACAAGCTATATTAAAAATAGCGGAGTTTATCATCCATAGATTAGCTAAAAAGTTACAACGAGACCCTTTACCGTTGAGCTCACATTCTAAGGAATTTTTGTTAAAATATCCCTTTCCAGGTAACGTAAGAGAACTTGAAAACTTGTTAGAAAGGGCTTTCCTGATGTCAGAAGGCAAAGAGATTGAGGTAGATTTGGGATACCTACAGGCCCTTCCTTTTTCTACAGAAATTAAACCTTTAGAGAAAACCAGTCTTCTATCCGAAGATGTGGTAGACCTTAGATCCTTAGAAAAAAACGCTATCATAGAAGCTTTAAAGAAGACCAAAGGGAATAAAAAAGAGGCTGCCAAACTTTTAGGGATTTCTCTGAGAACCCTTTATTATAAACTAAAGGAATACGATATTAAGTTTTAA
- a CDS encoding two-component system sensor histidine kinase NtrB gives MEKLKQIFKQISFKSALILWGVVALAIITLFLSAIFSYKNSKLLAQKALEDQAMMIAITLQGVMTYTNLDEINYNTFLNIILSQNWENLEFIMLYDEDGDIILHSNPELIGYKIDLEELIELKRHKLPYYRFYSEPEEPYKQIFLADFNFYTQKYNLYLRVGLNINTFLFIVKRAQFLFLLKMLACLGLLVAGGIGTKFLIHYEHMALKMKQLESISTMAKILSHEIRNPLGSIKGFSQYLAEKITERDYKRYLGIIFNEALRIERLTDELIFYVNPVKIESKHFDLRELVEEVWLSFKDKYPQVDVTFFVKGEDFSIITDPDKLKEIVVNLIQNAFDAVLETNQEKKEIKVEIEDKGETLRLGVIDNGVGMDEETLKKAFTPFFTTKPKGSGLGLAIVEKLCEAMKIKIKVQTKPGEGTAIWLEMPRFLS, from the coding sequence ATGGAGAAATTAAAACAAATTTTTAAACAGATAAGTTTTAAATCTGCTCTGATTTTATGGGGTGTGGTAGCCTTAGCTATAATTACCCTGTTTTTAAGTGCGATTTTTTCTTATAAAAATTCAAAGCTTTTAGCCCAGAAAGCCCTTGAGGACCAAGCTATGATGATAGCTATCACCCTTCAAGGAGTTATGACTTATACCAACCTTGATGAGATTAACTACAACACCTTTTTAAACATCATTTTAAGCCAAAATTGGGAAAACTTAGAATTTATAATGCTTTATGACGAAGACGGAGACATTATTCTTCATTCTAACCCAGAACTGATAGGTTATAAAATAGACCTCGAAGAATTAATAGAGTTAAAAAGGCACAAGCTTCCTTATTATCGTTTTTATTCAGAACCAGAAGAACCTTATAAACAGATTTTTCTGGCAGATTTTAATTTTTATACTCAAAAATATAATCTTTATCTTAGGGTAGGGCTAAATATAAATACCTTTTTGTTTATCGTAAAAAGGGCTCAGTTTTTGTTTTTGTTAAAAATGCTGGCCTGTTTAGGGCTTTTAGTAGCAGGTGGGATAGGCACTAAGTTTCTTATCCATTATGAACATATGGCACTTAAGATGAAACAATTAGAAAGTATTTCTACCATGGCTAAGATTTTATCTCATGAGATCAGGAATCCCTTAGGAAGTATCAAAGGTTTTTCCCAGTATTTAGCAGAAAAGATAACCGAGAGAGATTATAAAAGATATTTAGGAATTATTTTTAACGAGGCTTTAAGGATAGAAAGGTTAACAGATGAGTTGATTTTTTATGTTAATCCTGTCAAGATAGAGTCTAAGCATTTTGACCTGAGAGAACTGGTAGAAGAGGTTTGGTTAAGTTTTAAAGATAAATATCCTCAAGTAGACGTAACTTTTTTTGTTAAAGGAGAGGATTTTAGTATCATAACTGACCCTGACAAATTAAAAGAAATAGTGGTAAATTTAATTCAGAATGCCTTTGATGCGGTGTTGGAAACCAACCAGGAGAAAAAAGAGATAAAAGTAGAAATAGAAGACAAAGGAGAAACCCTGAGGTTAGGGGTGATAGACAACGGGGTAGGTATGGATGAAGAGACTTTGAAAAAAGCGTTTACTCCTTTTTTTACTACCAAACCTAAAGGCTCAGGTTTAGGTTTGGCAATAGTAGAAAAGCTATGTGAGGCGATGAAAATTAAAATTAAGGTTCAAACCAAACCAGGGGAAGGAACGGCTATATGGTTAGAAATGCCAAGATTTTTATCTTAG
- a CDS encoding glycosyltransferase family 2 protein → MKTPVVSVIIPTYNRAYILFKAIESVLNQTFKNLEIIVVDDGSTDQTPKLITRYPVVYVKKPRKGVAHARNRGLFHAKGRYIAFLDSDDMFTPTKLEEQLLFFEKHPSYKIVQTDEIWYKGEKRLNPKKIHKKAEGWFFERAVKLCVVSMSTVLIKKELFEEIGVFDEEFWVCEDYEFWLRVAIKTPVGLIPKPLVIKSGGREDQLSATKGLDYYRTLALIKLFKNYQKELSLEQKLILFGEAKNKFNIFYRGALKHGNLNQAFNLKKLFEETFKESVFSPLKSLPKL, encoded by the coding sequence ATGAAAACCCCTGTAGTAAGCGTAATCATACCTACTTACAATCGGGCTTATATCCTGTTTAAGGCTATAGAGAGTGTACTAAACCAAACCTTTAAAAACTTAGAAATCATCGTAGTAGACGATGGGTCCACAGACCAAACCCCTAAACTTATTACCAGATACCCTGTAGTCTATGTAAAAAAACCAAGGAAAGGGGTAGCTCATGCCAGAAATAGGGGGCTTTTTCATGCCAAAGGGCGTTACATCGCCTTTCTAGACAGCGACGATATGTTTACCCCTACCAAACTTGAAGAACAATTACTCTTTTTTGAAAAACATCCTTCTTATAAAATTGTCCAGACAGATGAGATCTGGTACAAAGGGGAAAAAAGACTTAACCCAAAAAAGATTCACAAAAAAGCCGAAGGTTGGTTTTTTGAAAGAGCTGTTAAGTTGTGCGTTGTTTCTATGTCTACAGTTTTGATAAAAAAAGAACTTTTTGAAGAAATTGGAGTCTTTGACGAAGAATTTTGGGTATGTGAAGACTACGAATTTTGGTTAAGGGTTGCGATAAAAACTCCTGTAGGATTGATACCTAAACCTTTAGTAATCAAAAGCGGTGGAAGAGAAGATCAGCTTTCTGCTACCAAAGGGCTTGATTATTATAGAACTTTAGCCCTCATAAAACTCTTTAAAAACTACCAAAAGGAATTAAGTTTAGAACAGAAATTGATACTATTTGGAGAAGCTAAAAATAAGTTTAATATCTTTTATAGAGGGGCTTTGAAACACGGCAACCTTAATCAAGCTTTTAATTTGAAAAAACTTTTTGAAGAAACCTTTAAAGAATCTGTATTTAGCCCTTTGAAATCCTTACCTAAACTATGA
- the recG gene encoding ATP-dependent DNA helicase RecG yields the protein MKEEKMFTKEDWLTKFTKPLEFAYKNNFQNLHKIKYLEKTLLKFIENLPQEFEPYREKFLELCYGLDQVSLDEKKERIKALFDLCIVLGINKEEPSEVEEPQEEPINQEFYQEPTFSLEEYRQAKEELKKPVQFLKGVGPKVAQKFAKKDIHTIEDLLFFLPRDYEDRRHLIPISNLKEGQKAVVFGEVIKSGVVYTSRRKVFEAQLTDGTGILLLRWFNFKEFFLRNLLQSGKRVYTIGEVGKFGRVFEMVHPEIIPEGEEDKLELELGKIVPVYSAVEGLSERQLRKIIKNAVEDYADFLENFIPREFLKKRRLLPLNLAIKKLHFPEDEKDLSLLKKEESVYHKSLAYDEFFFLELALALKKSKVKKEQGISFRTDGEKVKAFLAKLPFELTSAQKRVLEEIKKDMASPVPMNRLLQGDVGCGKTVIAFIAALIAIDNGYQVAMMAPTEILAEQHYHNFRRYAQLMGVNVALLSGGVPPAKKREIHHGLATGFIDFVIGTHALFQERVEFKRLGLVIIDEQHRFGVLQRAALREKAKGITPDTLVMTATPIPRTLGLTIYGDLDLSIIDEMPKGRKPVITKLFIEYNKHKAYEAVKEELRKGHQAYVILPLIEESEKLDLKAVTTYGEELQTKFFPEFKVGILHGKMSSLEKEKIMHQFKRKEIDILVSTTVVEVGVDVPNATVMVIEHAERFGLSQLHQLRGRVGRGEAQSYCFLIAYKISMESEAYRRLQILCQTNDGFKIAEEDLKLRGPGDFLGTKQSGYLEFKKADLVKDYPILLWAREDAFSLIEKDPDLSKHPILKEELTRRWEERLKLSEIA from the coding sequence ATGAAAGAAGAAAAAATGTTTACCAAAGAAGATTGGTTAACAAAGTTTACTAAACCCTTAGAGTTTGCCTATAAAAATAATTTTCAAAATCTGCACAAAATAAAATACTTAGAAAAAACACTTTTAAAATTTATAGAAAACCTTCCTCAAGAATTTGAGCCTTATCGAGAAAAATTTTTAGAGCTTTGTTATGGTTTAGACCAGGTTTCTTTAGACGAAAAAAAGGAAAGAATAAAGGCGTTGTTTGATTTGTGTATTGTCTTAGGAATTAATAAAGAAGAACCCTCTGAGGTTGAAGAACCTCAAGAAGAACCGATAAACCAAGAGTTTTATCAAGAGCCGACTTTTTCCTTAGAAGAATACAGACAGGCTAAAGAGGAACTAAAAAAACCCGTACAATTTTTAAAAGGGGTAGGTCCTAAAGTTGCCCAAAAGTTTGCTAAAAAAGACATTCACACGATCGAAGACCTGTTGTTTTTCTTGCCAAGGGATTATGAAGATCGAAGACATTTAATCCCTATTTCTAATTTAAAAGAAGGACAAAAGGCGGTTGTTTTTGGGGAAGTCATCAAAAGTGGAGTTGTTTATACCTCAAGAAGAAAAGTCTTTGAAGCCCAGCTTACTGATGGTACTGGAATTCTTCTCCTTCGGTGGTTTAACTTTAAAGAGTTTTTTTTGAGAAATCTTTTACAATCGGGCAAAAGAGTTTATACCATAGGGGAGGTAGGTAAATTCGGTAGGGTTTTTGAGATGGTCCATCCTGAAATAATACCAGAAGGAGAAGAGGATAAGCTCGAGTTAGAGTTAGGAAAGATTGTACCTGTTTACTCTGCGGTTGAAGGTTTAAGTGAGAGGCAACTAAGAAAGATTATCAAAAATGCGGTAGAAGATTATGCAGATTTTTTAGAAAATTTTATTCCACGAGAATTCTTAAAAAAAAGAAGACTTTTGCCGTTAAACTTAGCCATCAAAAAGTTGCATTTCCCAGAGGATGAAAAAGACCTTTCTTTGCTTAAAAAAGAGGAAAGCGTTTATCACAAAAGCTTGGCCTATGATGAATTTTTCTTCTTAGAATTAGCCTTGGCTTTAAAAAAAAGTAAGGTCAAAAAAGAACAAGGAATCTCTTTTAGAACAGACGGAGAAAAAGTAAAAGCCTTTTTAGCTAAACTTCCTTTTGAGCTCACTTCAGCTCAAAAAAGGGTGTTAGAAGAAATCAAAAAAGACATGGCAAGTCCAGTGCCTATGAATCGACTTCTACAAGGAGATGTAGGGTGTGGAAAAACGGTTATAGCCTTTATTGCTGCGCTTATTGCCATAGATAACGGATATCAGGTAGCGATGATGGCTCCTACTGAAATCCTTGCTGAACAACATTACCATAACTTTAGACGTTATGCCCAGCTCATGGGAGTAAACGTAGCCCTTCTTTCTGGAGGGGTCCCTCCTGCTAAAAAAAGAGAAATTCATCATGGATTGGCTACTGGATTTATAGATTTTGTGATAGGAACCCATGCTCTTTTTCAAGAAAGAGTAGAATTTAAAAGATTAGGACTGGTGATCATAGACGAACAGCATCGTTTTGGTGTTTTACAAAGAGCAGCCTTAAGAGAAAAGGCTAAAGGTATAACCCCAGATACTTTGGTTATGACAGCCACCCCTATCCCCAGAACCCTTGGACTTACCATCTACGGAGATTTAGACCTTTCTATAATAGACGAAATGCCTAAAGGCAGAAAACCTGTCATCACCAAACTTTTTATAGAATATAACAAACACAAAGCCTATGAAGCGGTTAAAGAAGAATTAAGAAAGGGGCATCAAGCTTATGTAATCCTTCCTCTGATAGAAGAATCAGAAAAACTCGACCTTAAGGCAGTAACTACCTATGGGGAAGAGTTACAAACAAAATTTTTTCCAGAGTTTAAAGTAGGGATTTTACACGGAAAGATGAGCTCTTTGGAAAAAGAAAAAATCATGCATCAGTTTAAGCGCAAAGAAATAGACATCTTAGTTTCTACTACGGTGGTAGAGGTCGGTGTAGACGTTCCCAATGCTACAGTTATGGTAATAGAACATGCTGAAAGGTTCGGTTTGTCTCAACTTCATCAGCTAAGAGGAAGAGTAGGAAGGGGGGAGGCTCAATCTTACTGCTTTTTGATAGCTTATAAAATATCTATGGAAAGCGAAGCTTACAGACGCTTGCAGATATTATGTCAAACCAACGACGGGTTTAAAATAGCTGAAGAAGACTTAAAACTTAGAGGGCCTGGAGACTTCTTAGGGACAAAACAATCTGGATATCTTGAATTTAAAAAAGCTGACTTAGTAAAAGACTACCCAATCCTATTGTGGGCAAGGGAAGACGCCTTTTCTTTGATAGAAAAAGACCCAGACCTTAGTAAACATCCTATTCTTAAAGAAGAACTAACCAGAAGATGGGAGGAAAGATTAAAACTTTCAGAGATAGCTTAA
- a CDS encoding IS110 family RNA-guided transposase — translation MNYFVGIDVSKDTFNIAVLHQQSFILSKHLPMSQEGFSQLLSILKQYPKPIVVMESTGRFFLPLYHFLLANDIQAFVINPKILHRFFQFLSANNPSKSDTKDAKLLALFAQANPQFLNPLPPDHHLRNLSRLIQKLKKELSEAKTQIKYVLSVLFPEVEKHLNIFSFSFLNILLKYPGASYLKKASTDDIASIINSTSKARKPSFSPQEIINLAKKSIGIHNPYLSQTLIFYIEKILFLEPRIQKLENMLLEEIDHDQNQQIKLISSIRGISPKLAVHFIAEVKDVNRFSNAKKLIKYAGTDPVIKQSGKFRINMSISKQGSPWLRNILFQMAVGVVTWNSYFREYFLRKKKEFKSYKKAMVAVMNKLIRVIYGLCKKGSYFNLVLSFNSKNFISICEGSHA, via the coding sequence ATGAATTACTTCGTCGGTATTGATGTCTCTAAAGACACTTTTAATATCGCTGTCCTCCATCAACAATCCTTTATCCTCTCCAAACACCTCCCTATGTCTCAAGAAGGTTTCTCTCAGCTTCTCTCCATCCTTAAACAATACCCTAAACCTATCGTAGTCATGGAATCTACTGGAAGATTCTTCCTCCCACTTTATCACTTTCTCCTTGCTAATGATATTCAAGCTTTTGTTATCAACCCAAAAATCCTTCACAGGTTCTTCCAGTTCCTCTCCGCAAACAACCCCTCTAAGTCTGATACCAAAGACGCTAAACTCCTTGCTCTTTTTGCTCAAGCTAACCCTCAATTCCTTAACCCTCTCCCACCTGACCATCACCTGAGAAACCTCTCCCGCCTTATCCAAAAACTCAAAAAAGAACTCTCTGAAGCTAAAACCCAAATCAAATACGTCCTCTCTGTTCTCTTCCCCGAAGTTGAAAAACACTTAAACATCTTCTCCTTTTCCTTTCTCAACATACTCCTAAAATACCCCGGTGCTTCCTACCTCAAAAAGGCTTCTACAGATGATATCGCCTCTATCATCAATTCTACCTCCAAAGCAAGAAAACCCTCCTTCTCCCCTCAAGAGATCATAAACCTTGCTAAAAAATCTATCGGCATCCACAACCCCTATCTTTCCCAAACCCTCATCTTCTATATTGAAAAAATACTCTTCCTCGAACCAAGAATCCAAAAACTTGAAAATATGCTCCTTGAAGAAATAGATCACGACCAAAACCAACAAATAAAGCTCATTTCCTCTATCAGGGGAATTTCTCCAAAACTTGCAGTTCATTTTATCGCTGAAGTTAAGGATGTGAACAGATTTTCCAATGCCAAAAAACTTATAAAATATGCTGGCACTGACCCAGTAATAAAACAGTCGGGAAAATTTAGGATAAACATGAGTATTTCTAAACAAGGAAGTCCCTGGCTCAGAAACATTCTTTTTCAGATGGCAGTAGGAGTAGTAACCTGGAATTCTTATTTCAGGGAGTATTTTTTGCGCAAGAAGAAGGAGTTTAAGAGCTATAAGAAAGCAATGGTAGCGGTGATGAATAAGCTCATAAGGGTGATCTATGGACTTTGCAAGAAAGGAAGTTATTTTAATCTTGTCTTGAGTTTTAACTCTAAAAATTTTATTTCTATTTGCGAGGGTTCTCATGCTTAA
- a CDS encoding prephenate dehydrogenase/arogenate dehydrogenase family protein — MEDNFKIGIIGGKGKMGEFFARFFQKKGYYVLVSDKDTQLNNQSLLQEAKVILISVPMSVFPKVVEEIAEFTTPEHWILDVCSLKLEPYKIMKSLLKKPEVLATHPLFGPYETSLKGKTIAYFPIRGKNLLNWFIKVMSEDGLSLIKISPKKHDQIMGLVQVLNHFWLVLLGNIINHSGFRLEEIVSLATPSFLKQLEILQRLAYQDEKLYTKIQVDNPYGKRFRTLFYRECKKLIKALNSSEAQVFFETNFKEVKTLAKTLENLLKSSHPH, encoded by the coding sequence ATGGAAGATAACTTTAAGATAGGTATCATCGGTGGAAAAGGGAAGATGGGAGAATTTTTTGCAAGGTTCTTTCAAAAAAAGGGGTATTATGTGCTTGTATCAGATAAAGATACTCAACTTAATAATCAAAGCCTTTTGCAAGAAGCTAAAGTTATCCTTATCTCTGTCCCTATGTCTGTGTTTCCGAAAGTAGTAGAAGAGATTGCAGAGTTTACTACTCCAGAACACTGGATATTAGATGTGTGTTCTCTTAAATTAGAGCCTTATAAAATAATGAAAAGTTTGCTTAAAAAACCTGAGGTGTTGGCTACCCATCCCCTTTTTGGTCCTTATGAGACCTCGCTAAAGGGAAAAACCATAGCCTATTTTCCGATACGAGGTAAAAATCTTTTAAACTGGTTCATCAAGGTTATGTCTGAAGATGGGTTAAGTTTAATAAAAATCTCTCCCAAAAAACACGACCAGATTATGGGATTAGTTCAGGTATTAAACCACTTTTGGTTGGTATTGTTAGGAAACATCATAAACCATTCAGGTTTTCGCCTTGAAGAAATAGTCTCTTTAGCCACCCCAAGTTTTCTAAAGCAACTTGAAATATTGCAGAGATTAGCCTATCAAGACGAAAAACTATATACCAAAATACAGGTTGATAACCCTTATGGAAAACGGTTTAGAACTCTTTTTTACAGAGAGTGTAAAAAATTAATCAAGGCTTTAAACTCTTCTGAGGCTCAAGTTTTCTTTGAGACTAATTTTAAAGAAGTAAAAACCTTAGCTAAAACCTTAGAAAATCTTTTGAAAAGTTCTCATCCTCACTAA